The genomic segment GCAGGAAGCGCGTGAGCGCGAATGCGGCGAGCAGCCCTGCGACCATCCCGGCGAGTGCAATGCGCGCACCGTCGCCGACGACCATCCGGACCACCTGGCCGGGTGTCGCACCCAGCGCGATGCGCACGCCGAGCTCTTGCGTCCGTCGCCTCACGCTGTACGAGAGGATGCCGTAGATCCCGATCACGCCGAGCGCCAGCGCGGTGAGGGCACCCACGAGCAGCAGCAGCATCGTGAGCCGTGCCTGCGCCATCGAACGCGCGACGACGTCCTCCAGCAGGCCGACCCGGGCCATCACCAGCTTCGGATCGACCTCGTCGATCGCCCTGCGGATCGCGGGCACCAGCGACAACGGGTCGAGCCGCGTCCGCACGATGTACATCTCATCGCTCGGGATGTAGACGTGCACCATGAACGTGACGGTGTCGGCCTGCGGCGGGTAGATGTTCGGGAAGTACATCACCCGGGAGGGCCCCTCGGCGAGCCCCTGGCTCGGCACGTCGCCGACCACGCCGACCACCGTGTACGGCGGGTACTCGGACGTGCCGGCCCAGCGCACCCGCCGGCCGATGGGATCCTCATCGCCGAACAGCGCACGCGCGAGCGATGCGCTCAGGATCACGCCGTGTGCGTCCCGGCTCGTGTCGATGCGCTGGAACGTGCGGCCGCGGAGGAGCGGGATGCCCATCGCCTCGAAGTAGCCGGGCGTCGCGAAACCGTGGAGCGCGTACGGCGCCTCGGTGCTGTCGCCAGGCGGCCGGTCTGCCGCCACGATGCGATCGTTGTGATACGCCGGCACGGGCGTGAGCGGGAAGTTCGCCATGCTGGCTGCTTCCACGGCGTCGACGCCCGGCAACGCCCGCAGCCGCTCCAGGATCTCGTGGTGCACCCGGCTCGAGCGATGGTAGTCCCCGTACTCGGTGGCCGGGATCGGCAGGTAGAAGGTCAGCGCGCCTTCTGGCCTGAAGCCCAGCTCGACCTGGTGCAGCCGCGAGAAGCTCCGCGCCATGAGCGCGGAACCGACCAGCAGCGTGAGCGCCAGCGCCACCTGCGCGGCGACCAGCACCCGCCGCCCGGCCTGCTCCCTCGGCCCGGCGGTCATACGGCCGGCCGCACCCGTGAGCGCGCCCTCGAACCCCGGCCGTCTCACCGCCGCGAGCGGGACCGCGGCCAGGAGCACGCCGGTCGCGAGGGCCAGGCCGGCCGCGAATGCCAGGGCGGCGCCATCCATCCCGACCTCGCCCAGCCGTGGGATCTGCCCCGCGTCGAAGCCGAAGCAGAGCCGCACCGCCACGCTCCCGAGCGCGACCCCCAGCGTACCTCCGGCCGCGGCGATCAGGATGCTCTCGCTCAGGAAGCGACGCGCGAGCCGCGCGGCCGTCGCGCCGAGCGCGCGCTCTACGGCCACCTCCATGCGCTGGCGCTCCGCGCGCGCCAGCGAGAGGCTCGTCGCGTTCGCCCACGTGATCAACAGCAGGAACGCGCCGGTGGCCGCCAGCAGCAGCAGCGGCACACGAACATCGCCCACGATCGCCGTCTTCAAGGGGACGACGACACTGCGCAGCCCCATCCGCTCGAGTCGCGCCGCCGTCACGTCCGGGTAGACGTCGGGCAACGTCCGGATCAGCCGGTCCAGGTCCCGCTGCGCCTGCTCGATCGAGACGCCGGGCGCGAGCCGGGCGACGCCGTTCATGTAGAGGTCGCCCACGTCGGCGCTCGGGCCGTACTCGCTGAGCACCCAGTCCGTATCCCACGCGGCCCACACCTGCGTCTCCGGGTGTGGGAAGTGGAAGCCGGGCGGCATCACACCCACGACCACCTGCGGCACGCGATCGAGCTCGATCGTGCGGCCGATCACGCCTGGGTCCGCGCCGTAGCGCCGCACCCAGAGGTCGTGGCTGATCAGCGCGGCGTAGCGCTCGCCGATCGCGAGATCCTCGGCGGTGGGGAGACGCCCGAGCTGCGGCGCCACGCCCAGCGTGGGAAGGAGCCCCAGTGAGGACAGCGCCACCCGGACCTGCTCCGGTGCTCCGCCGTCGCTGAGCGTGTAGATGTGCTCGACGTAGGCGCCAATGCCGTCGAAGACGCGGTTGTGATCGCGGTAGTGCGCGAGCGTGCCGTGGGAGAGTCCCGTCATCGCGAGCTCGACGCCGGACGCCGCGTGCCCCACCTGCACGAGCCGGCCCGAGTCCGGGTACGGCAGCGGCCGGATCAGCACCGCGTTCACCAGCGCGAACACCGCCGTCATGACGCCGATGCCCAGCGCCACCGTCACCACGACGGGCAGCGAGAACCCCGGTTCGCGTACCAGCCTGCGCACGCCCTGACGGACGTCGCGCGCGAGGTCCTCGAGCCGCTGCACCCCTCGCGCCGCGCGCGTCGCTTCCGCGACCTGCGTCACGCCACCCAGTCGGAGGTAGGCCTGCCGCCGCGCCTCCGCCGGGCTCAACCCGCGCCGCAGGTTCGCCTCGATCTCCATCTCGAGGTGGAAGCGCAGCTCCTCCTCCAGCTCCCGGTCCTCGCGCGCCCGCTGCACCAAGGCCCGGAGACGCTCTCTCAGCTCCGCGATCAGGCGCACGGGTACCTCCTACGATCGTCGGGTGAATCCACTCGGGCCTCGCCCGCGGTCAGCCCGGGGGCGCGCGGCCGCTCCGTCACGCGCAGCGGTGGAGCGCACACCGGAAAACACAGACGTCCGCCCTCCGCCGGCTCCGCGCCGCTGCATGCCGCTGGACCCGCGCCCGCTCCGCCGGAGCTCTGCGCCTCCTCCGCGGCCCAGCTCAGCGAAGGCCGCCGGCGCGGGTGACCGTTGCTACGCCCCCTGCCACTCCAGCACGCGGTTCACTGCCTGCGACGCGCGGGCCCAATTCTCCTGCTCTCGCTCCAACTGCCGCGAACCGGCTGGCGTCAGCATGTAGTAGCGCGCCCGCCGGTTGTTCTCCGTCACCCGCCACTCCGACCGGATCAACCCCTTTCGCTTCATCCGCTGCAACGCCGGGTACAGCGAGCCCTGGCTCACGCGGAACACGTCCTGGCTCATCTGCTCGATCCGCTGCGCCAGCCCCCAGCCGTGCATCGGCCCCAGCGACAGCGCCTTCAGCACGAGCATCTCGAGCGTCCCCTGGAGCAGCTCCTGCTGCCGTTCCGCCATCACACCCCTCCTTCAGGCATTCTGGAGAAGACTACCGGAACTCCTTCAGATTGTCAAGAGAAGAGCGGCGCCCATCCGTCCGGCGCTACCCTACCCCGTCCTGCGGCAAACCCTCACGAGAGAATCCACCACTGCCCGACTGTGCGCGCGGGCACGGCCACACATCCTTCGGGCACAATCGAACCCCAACCCCACCAGGAGGGCACTATGGTCCTGCTACCCGCACCCCCGCGCCTGCCGCTGCTCCAGCGTGCGAGGCGCGACCCGTTCGATGAATGGTTCCGCGCGCTGTGGCGCTTCCCATGGGGCGCAGAGGAGCCCCAGACCACGGACTGGGGTCCGGCCGTCGAACTGACGGAGGAAAACGGCTTCTACCAGCTCACGGCCGAGCTCCCCGGGATGAAGCCCGAAGACGTCGAGATCACGATCGAGGACAACGTCCTCACGCTGAAGGGGAAGAAGGAGGAGGAGAAGGAGGAGAAGGACAGGCACTACCACATCTCGGAGCGGCGGTACGGCGAGTTCCAGCGGTCGTTCCTGCTGCCTCGCTCGATCGCGACGGATGAGATCCGCGCCGAGATGAAGGACGGCGTGCTCAAGGTGACGTTGCCGAAGCTGCAGGAGGCGGTGGGGCGGCGGATCGAGATCCAGGCAGGCTGACCGGCGAGCCGCGTGGGCGTTGCGCGCCCGGCGGGGCTCACTGCGGGTCTCGCTCCGCACTCAACGGTGAGCAACGCCCACGCCGCCACCGGCACCGGCGGCCGGCCGCGACCGGGCCGTGCCGCCGCTGAGGGCGGCACGGCTCACAACCACCTCAGCGAGGGAGGGGATATGAAACGGCACATGACGACCAAGGGTTTCGCGCTCACGCCCGCAGACGCAGCGCAGCTCGATCGTCGCGTCGCGCGTCTGGAGAAGCGGCTGCGGACGTTCAACCCCGACCTCGTCCACCTCCAGGTCGTGATCGAGAAACACCCCCGCCGTGAGGAGTACACGGGCAGCGTGCGCCTCGCCCTGCTCGAGCAGGTGCTGACCGCGAGCCGCAACACGGCTACGAGCGTCCGCACCCTGCTGTCGGAGGTGTTCGCCGACATCGAGGCCCAGCTCGACCGGCTGAAGGCGGCGCTGCGCGGCGAGACCGCGCGTGGCCGCGTGCGCAAGCTCGTTGCCCGCTGACCCGTCTGCGGGGAGGCGGCGCGATCGGCGAAGCTCAGTCCGCATCGAGCGTGCAGACGAGTCGCGAGATCGGGCCGGCCTCCCCGCCGCGCTCCTCGCTCGAGAGCAGCACCGTGCCGTCCGCGCGGATGTCGACCCCCTCCCCTTGCGGCTCCGCGAGCATGTGGAGGTCGACGGGCTCCCCGATCGGAGTGAGCCGGCCATCGTCCAGCCGATAGAGCCGGAGGTTGACGTACGTACGGATCACCACGTGCCGCCCATCCGGCGTGGCGCCCGCGCCCGTGACGTGCAGGAGTGCGAACGGCGCGTCATCGGTCAACCGGGCGACCGGCTCCAGTACCGCGACGGTGTCGGCAGGTAGCGGAGTCGGCGTGCGGTAGAGAGTGACAGGGCTCGTGCGTCCCTTGCTCACGATGTACACGCGGGCGTCCGGCGTGTCCGGCGTGACGAACAGCGCCTCGGCATCGCGCGGCCCCTCGGGGAAACGCAGGCGGAAGCGCTCGGCGGGTTGCGTTGTCGTGTCCGACGGATCGGGCTCGGGGACACGGTAGACCGTTACGGCCTCGCGCCGTTCGTTGTTGTCGCCGGTGTCCGCGATGTAGAGGCACTCGCCCGCCGGGCACGGCCCGAGCGCGATGTCTTCCCAGTCCACGTTCTCCGCGCCGGTCACCCGTACGCGCCCGAGAACGGCGCCCGTCGAATCCACGGCGAAGACCTCCGGCTCGCCGCCCGAGTCGTTGTGCAGCCAGAGCAC from the bacterium genome contains:
- a CDS encoding heat-shock protein Hsp20, giving the protein MVLLPAPPRLPLLQRARRDPFDEWFRALWRFPWGAEEPQTTDWGPAVELTEENGFYQLTAELPGMKPEDVEITIEDNVLTLKGKKEEEKEEKDRHYHISERRYGEFQRSFLLPRSIATDEIRAEMKDGVLKVTLPKLQEAVGRRIEIQAG
- a CDS encoding PadR family transcriptional regulator; amino-acid sequence: MAERQQELLQGTLEMLVLKALSLGPMHGWGLAQRIEQMSQDVFRVSQGSLYPALQRMKRKGLIRSEWRVTENNRRARYYMLTPAGSRQLEREQENWARASQAVNRVLEWQGA